One region of Chanodichthys erythropterus isolate Z2021 chromosome 24, ASM2448905v1, whole genome shotgun sequence genomic DNA includes:
- the coro2bb gene encoding coronin-2B, producing the protein MTKVKMSWHSTYRSSKFRHVYGKAGSREQTYEGIPITHSVHDNHFCAVNPKFLAVVTESAGGGAFLVIPLHKPGRIDPHHPKVCGHQGSVMDIKWSPFMDNIIASSSEDCTVRIWQIPDGGLRRNMTEALMILIGHSRRAGLIEWHPTCSGILLSAGYDCKILIWNLEEGVAVKMIDSHPDVVLCMSFNTDGSLLATSCKDKKLRIIDPRSGKVLQEADCKNTRVNRVVFLGNLKCVLTTGVSRWNTRQIALWDQDDLSAPVMEEEIDGLSGVLFPFYDADTHLVYLAGKGDGNIRYYEVSPEKPFLQFLMEFRSPAPQKGLGLMPKRGVDVGECEIFRFYKLVTLKNLVEPISMIVPRRSESFQEDLFPMTAGTESALSAAEWLSGIDRGPVLISLKEAYKRPNPAGLRALKRDRRTVKGIDLLENISPNTDKELLKMVYRQQDELRKLKDELGEKDERIRQLELELKNLRNT; encoded by the exons ATGACCAAAGTGAAG ATGTCGTGGCACTCCACGTACAGAAGCTCAAAGTTCCGGCATGTTTATGGAAAGGCGGGAAGCAGGGAACAGACTTATGAGGGAATTCCCATCACACACAGCGTCCATGACAACCACTTCTGTGCCGTTAACCCCAAATTCCTCGCTGTGGTCACTGAGAGCGCGGGAGGAGGAGCGTTCCTCGTTATCCCACTTCATAAG CCAGGGCGAATAGACCCTCATCACCCAAAGGTCTGCGGCCACCAGGGCAGCGTGATGGACATCAAATGGAGTCCGTTCATGGACAACATCATCGCGTCCAGCTCAGAGGACTGCACG GTGAGAATCTGGCAGATTCCTGATGGCGGTTTGAGAAGAAACATGACAGAAGCTCTGATGATCCTGATTGGCCACAGCCGGAGGGCGGGGCTTATTGAGTGGCATCCCACCTGCAGCGGAATCCTGCTCAGCGCCGGATACGACTGCAAG ATTCTGATTTGGAATCTGGAAGAGGGCGTGGCTGTGAAGATGATTGACAGCCATCCAGATGTCGTCCTCTGTATGTCGTTCAACACTGATGGAAGTTTACTGGCCACCAGCTGTAAGGATAAAAAACTGCGGATTATTGATCCACGTTCAGGAAAAGTTCTTCAG GAAGCAGACTGTAAAAACACCAGAGTGAACCGTGTCGTGTTTCTGGGTAATCTGAAATGTGTCCTCACCACGGGCGTCTCCAGGTGGAACACCAGACAGATTGCATTATGGGATCAG gACGACCTGTCTGCACCTGTTATGGAGGAAGAAATCGATGGACTGTCGGGCGTCCTCTTCCCGTTCTATGATGCCGACACACACCTGGTTTATCTGGCCGGGAAG GGTGACGGAAACATCAGGTATTATGAGGTCAGTCCTGAGAAACCCTTCCTGCAGTTTCTGATGGAGTTCAGGTCTCCGGCTCCTCAGAAGGGTCTGG GTTTGATGCCCAAACGCGGCGTCGATGTGGGCGAGTGCGAGATCTTCAGGTTTTATAAGCTGGTGACTCTGAAAAATCTGGTGGAGCCCATTTCCATGATCGTCCCGCGCAGG TCCGAGTCATTTCAGGAGGATCTTTTTCCGATGACGGCGGGCACAGAATCGGCCCTGTCGGCTGCGGAGTGGCTCAGTGGGATTGACAGAG GGCCAGTGCTGATTTCTCTGAAAGAAGCATATAAACGCCCAAATCCAGCAGGTCTCAGAGCATTGAAACGGGACAGACGGACAGTGAAGGGCATTGACTTACTGGAGAACATTTCTCCAAACACAGACaaagag CTGCTGAAGATGGTCTACAGGCAGCAGGACGAGCTGAGGAAACTCAAAGATGAACTTGGAGAAAAAGACGAGAGAATCCGACAACTGGAGCTGGAGCTCAAGAACCTGAGAAACACGTGA